CAGCGAGGAAACCGAGATCCCGCCGGAACTGGCGGGAGAGGCGGCAGCTTTCAGAGAGCGGCTGATCGAGGCCGTGGCCGAGTTCGACGAGAGCCTGATGGAGAAGTACCTTGAAAACGGTGAACTTACCGAGGAAGAAATCAAAGAAGGCCTTCGCAGGGCCACCCTGGCGGTGAAGATAGTCCCCGTGCTGTGCGGCTCCTCCTTTAAAAACAAAGGGGTGCAGCCGCTGCTGGACGCCATTGTGGATTATCTGCCTGCTCCCACCGATATACCGGCAATCCGGGGCGTCAACCCCGTCAGCGGCGCCGGAGAAGTCCGTGAGGCCAGGGATGATGAGCCGTTTTCAGCCCTGGCTTTTAAAATCATGACCGATCCCTACGTAGGCAAGCTGACCTTCTTCAGGGTGTATTCAGGCCGGCTTAAATCCGGGTCGTACGTTTACAATTCCACCAGGAACCGCCGGGAAAGGGTCGGGCGCATCCTGCGGATGCACGCCAACCACCGGGAGGACATCGAGGAGGTCTGCGCCGGGGACATAGTTGCGGCCGTAGGCCTGAAAACAACCACCACCGGCGATACCCTGTGCGACGAGAAGGAGCCGGTTATACTGGAGTCCATGGAGTTCCCGGAGCCGGTCATCCAGGTGGCCATCGAGCCGAAAACCAAGGCGGACCAGGAAAAGATGGGCGTGGCCCTGCAGAAGCTGGCCGAGGAGGACCCCACCTTCCGGGTCAGCACCGACCCCGAAACCGGCCAGACCCTCATTTCCGGGATGGGCGAGCTGCACCTGGAGATCATTGTCGACAGGATGATGCGGGAGTTTAAGGTAGAGGCCAACGTCGGCAGGCCCCAGGTGGCCTACAAGGAAACCGTCAGAAAGAAGGCCCGGGCCGAAGGCAAATTCATCCGCCAGACCGGCGGGCGCGGCCAGTACGGCCACGTGGTGCTGGAGGTGGAGCCGCGCGAGCCCGGCTCAGGCTACCTGTTCACCAGCAAGATAATAGGCGGGGTCATCCCCAAAGAATATATACCGGCGGTTGACGCCGGGGCCAAAGAGGCAATGGAAAACGGCGTGCTGGCCGGGTTCCCGGTAATTGACGTGGGAGTCACCCTCCTGGACGGCTCTTACCACGAGGTGGACTCTTCCGAAATGGCCTTTAAAATTGCCGGTTCCATCGGCTTTAAGGACGCCGCCCGCCGGGCGGACCCGGTCCTGCTGGAGCCGGTGATGAAGGTTGAGGTAGTGGTCAACGAGGAATACATGGGCGACGTAATCGGCGACCTTAACTCCAGGCGGGGCCGCATCGAAGAAATGGAGGCCCGCAACGGGATGCAGGTGATCCATGCCTACGTGCCCCTGGCAGAGATGTTCGGCTACGCCACCGACCTCAGGTCGCGCACCCAGGGCAGGGGCAATTACACCATGCAGTTCAGCCATTACGCCCAGGTGCCGGACAACATCGCCGAAGGGATTATCGCCAGGCGGGTCGGCCGGTAAGGCCAAAACAAAAGCGCTGCCAAAAGCAGGCAGCCTGCCAGCGCCGCGTACCATCATAACCAAAGTATAGGAAGGTGGCACTTTTTCATGAGCGAACGACTTGCGTAGCGCCGGAGCGAGCGGTGAAAAAGTGCCGCCAGGCAAAAGTTTTTTCTTGCTAAAGAATCTTAAGGAGGAAGAAAAGAGCAATGGCAAAGCAAAAATTTGAGCGCACCAAACCGCACGTCAATATCGGCACCATTGGTCACGTAGACCACGGCAAGACCACCCTGACCGCCGCCATCACCATGGTTTTGGCGACGGTGGGCAAGGCCCAGGTCAAGAAGTACGACAAGATCGACAACGCGCCCGAAGAGCGCGAGCGCGGCATTACCATCAACACCGCCCACGTCGAGTACGAGACCGAGAAGAGGCACTACGCCCACGTTGACTGCCCCGGCCACGCCGACTACGTCAAGAACATGATCACCGGCGCCGCCCAGATGGACGGGGCGATTCTGGTGGTATCCGCCGCCGACGGGCCCATGCCCCAGACCCGCGAGCACATTTTGCTGGCCCGTCAGGTAGGCGTGCCCTACATCGTGGTGTATTTGAACAAAGCCGACATGGTAGACGATCCCGAGCTTTTAGAGCTGGTCGACATGGAAGTGCGCGAGCTGTTATCCACCTACGAATTTCCCGGCGACGAGATACCGATCATCACCGGTTCCGCCTTAAAGGCAATGGAATGCGCCTGCGGCAAGCGCGAGTGCGAGTGGTGCAAGTCCATTTGGGAGTTGATGGACGCCGTGGACGAGTACATTCCGACGCCCCAGCGGGCCGTTGACAAGCCCTTTTTGATGCCCGTGGAAGACGTATTTTCCATAACCGGCCGCGGCACGGTGGCCACCGGGAGGATAGAGCGCGGGCAGGTGAAAGTAGGCGACGAAGTAGAGATAGTCGGGCTGCAGGATAAGCCCCGCAAGACCGTGGTAACCGGCGTAGAGATGTTCAGGAAGATACTGGATGTTGGAGTAGCAGGCGACAACGTAGGGTGTCTTTTGCGCGGCGTGGACCGCAAGGAGATCGAGCGGGGGCAGGTGCTGGCCAAGCCCGGGAGCATCAAGCCGCACAAGAGTTTTTCCGCCGAGGTGTACGTTTTGACCAAAGAAGAAGGCGGGAGGCACACCCCGTTTTTCAACGGGTACCGGCCGCAGTTTTACTTCAGGACTACCGATGTAACCGGGGTGGTAAAGCTGCCCGAGGGCGTTGAGATGGTAATGCCCGGCGACAATGTCAGGATCGACATTGACCTGATCACCCCCATTGCCATAGAGGAGGGCCTGCGCTTTGCCATTCGCGAAGGCGGCCGCACCGTGGGCGCCGGCGTGGTGACCGGGATCAGGGAATAAAAAAGATTGACGAGGTGGAAGGTTGCCCAATTTGGGGGAATTTTCACCGGGAAAGTCCGTTAAACGGGCGAAAAGGAGGGCCAGTAAGTGAAAAGCCAGAAAATCAGGATCAGGCTTAAAGCCTTTGATCATCATATGCTTGATCAGTCCGCCCAGAAAATAGTGGAAACCGCCAGGAGGACGGGCGCCTCCGTGGCCGGCCCGGTGCCGCTGCCCACGGAGAAGAGCATTTATACCATCCTGCGCAGCCCTCATGTAAACAAGGACTCGCGCGAGCAGTTCGAGATGCGCACCCACAAGCGGCTCATCGACATTCTCGAGCCCAACCCGAAGACTGTCGACGCCCTGATGCGCCTGGACCTGCCCGCCGGCGTGGACATAGAAATAAAACTTTAACTACGGGGTCCCGCCCCCAAAAATTTTAACTACCGGGTCAGACCCGCGGGTTAAAATTTTTTTGGGAAAGGGACCTGACGGAGGTGTGTAAAAACATGCCCAAAGGCCTCTTGGGAAAAAAAGTTGGAATGACGCAGATTTTCACCGACACCGGCCTTGCCGTGCCTGTGACCGTTATAGAGGCGGGACCGTGCATTGTGGTGCAGAAAAAGACTCCGGAGAAGGACGGCTACAGCGCCATCCAGCTCGGGTTCGGTGCAAAAAAGGAGCGCTCCTTTAACAAGCCCATGCTGGGGCACTTCCTGGCGGCCAGGGTGCGCCCGCTGCGCTACCTGCGCGAAGTGCGGGTGGAAAACCCGGAAACATACCAGGTGGGGCAGGAAATTAAAGCCGACATTTTTGCCCCGGGCGAAAAGGTCGACGTGGTGGGCACAACCAAAGGCCGCGGCTTTGCCGGCGGGATCAAGCGGCACGGATTTCACCGCGGGCCCATGGCCCACGGCTCCAAGTACCACCGCCGCCCCGGCTCGCTGGGCGCCAAAGGCCCGGCCAGGGTGTTCAAGGGCAGGAGGTTGCCCGGTCACCTGGGCATGGAGCGGGTGACGGTACAGAACCTCGAAGTGGTAAAGGTGGACGCCGACCGCAACCTGCTGGC
The window above is part of the Pelotomaculum thermopropionicum SI genome. Proteins encoded here:
- the TufB gene encoding GTPase - translation elongation factors gives rise to the protein MAKQKFERTKPHVNIGTIGHVDHGKTTLTAAITMVLATVGKAQVKKYDKIDNAPEERERGITINTAHVEYETEKRHYAHVDCPGHADYVKNMITGAAQMDGAILVVSAADGPMPQTREHILLARQVGVPYIVVYLNKADMVDDPELLELVDMEVRELLSTYEFPGDEIPIITGSALKAMECACGKRECEWCKSIWELMDAVDEYIPTPQRAVDKPFLMPVEDVFSITGRGTVATGRIERGQVKVGDEVEIVGLQDKPRKTVVTGVEMFRKILDVGVAGDNVGCLLRGVDRKEIERGQVLAKPGSIKPHKSFSAEVYVLTKEEGGRHTPFFNGYRPQFYFRTTDVTGVVKLPEGVEMVMPGDNVRIDIDLITPIAIEEGLRFAIREGGRTVGAGVVTGIRE
- the FusA gene encoding translation elongation factors (GTPase); the protein is MARQFPLEKTRNIGIMAHIDAGKTTTTERILFYTGRVHKIGEVHEGTATMDWMAQEQERGITITSAATSCRWRDCQINIIDTPGHVDFTVEVERSLRVLDGAVAVFCSVGGVEPQSETVWRQADKYGVPRIAYINKMDRVGADFHRGIQMIRERLGANPVAIQLPIGVEDGFCGVVDLVRNRAIIYTDDLGTTSEETEIPPELAGEAAAFRERLIEAVAEFDESLMEKYLENGELTEEEIKEGLRRATLAVKIVPVLCGSSFKNKGVQPLLDAIVDYLPAPTDIPAIRGVNPVSGAGEVREARDDEPFSALAFKIMTDPYVGKLTFFRVYSGRLKSGSYVYNSTRNRRERVGRILRMHANHREDIEEVCAGDIVAAVGLKTTTTGDTLCDEKEPVILESMEFPEPVIQVAIEPKTKADQEKMGVALQKLAEEDPTFRVSTDPETGQTLISGMGELHLEIIVDRMMREFKVEANVGRPQVAYKETVRKKARAEGKFIRQTGGRGQYGHVVLEVEPREPGSGYLFTSKIIGGVIPKEYIPAVDAGAKEAMENGVLAGFPVIDVGVTLLDGSYHEVDSSEMAFKIAGSIGFKDAARRADPVLLEPVMKVEVVVNEEYMGDVIGDLNSRRGRIEEMEARNGMQVIHAYVPLAEMFGYATDLRSRTQGRGNYTMQFSHYAQVPDNIAEGIIARRVGR
- the RplC gene encoding ribosomal protein L3; this translates as MPKGLLGKKVGMTQIFTDTGLAVPVTVIEAGPCIVVQKKTPEKDGYSAIQLGFGAKKERSFNKPMLGHFLAARVRPLRYLREVRVENPETYQVGQEIKADIFAPGEKVDVVGTTKGRGFAGGIKRHGFHRGPMAHGSKYHRRPGSLGAKGPARVFKGRRLPGHLGMERVTVQNLEVVKVDADRNLLAVKGAVPGPKGGLVLIKQAAKARG
- the RpsJ gene encoding ribosomal protein S10; translated protein: MKSQKIRIRLKAFDHHMLDQSAQKIVETARRTGASVAGPVPLPTEKSIYTILRSPHVNKDSREQFEMRTHKRLIDILEPNPKTVDALMRLDLPAGVDIEIKL